In Nocardioides conyzicola, one genomic interval encodes:
- a CDS encoding MFS transporter — protein MEIEGHRPGSADYRRVVAALFVAGLATFALLYSTQALLPDLATAFGVSTSASTLTLSLTTLGLGFALLVAGPASELLGRTRLIHGSLAASAVVALACAVAPTWSSVLVLRFLEGVALAGLPAVATAYLREELHVSAHARAAGLYIGGTALGGMSGRLLTGAVGELAGWRWALAASGLLAVGCALAVRVLLPPSAHFVASPPGLRLVLGRTLRAVSDPALLALYGIGGCSMGMLVAVFNTLGFRLEAAPFHLGLGAASLVFLVYPLGTLSSAVSGRMADQLGRRAVLPFGCVLALVGLLLTLSHSLTAIVVGLGLLVAGFFVVHGIASGWVPARAHAGGVSAAQAASLYLFAYYLGSSVFGSVAGPAWTGAGWLGVVLLALLLLGVTVVLAGVLRRTPALVAAP, from the coding sequence GTGGAGATCGAGGGACATCGCCCGGGGAGCGCCGACTACCGCCGCGTGGTCGCGGCTCTCTTCGTCGCCGGCCTCGCGACCTTCGCCCTGCTCTACAGCACGCAGGCGTTGCTCCCGGACCTCGCCACCGCCTTCGGGGTCTCGACCTCCGCCAGCACCCTCACGCTCTCCCTCACGACCCTCGGGCTCGGCTTCGCCCTCCTGGTGGCGGGACCGGCCTCCGAGCTGCTCGGCCGGACCCGGCTCATCCACGGGTCCCTGGCCGCCTCGGCGGTCGTGGCGCTCGCCTGTGCCGTGGCGCCGACCTGGTCGAGCGTCCTGGTCCTGCGGTTCCTCGAGGGCGTCGCCCTCGCCGGGCTGCCCGCCGTCGCGACGGCGTACCTCCGTGAGGAGCTGCACGTCTCGGCGCACGCCCGGGCGGCCGGTCTCTACATCGGTGGTACGGCGCTCGGAGGCATGTCCGGCCGCCTGCTGACAGGGGCGGTCGGCGAGCTCGCGGGATGGCGCTGGGCGCTGGCGGCGTCCGGTCTGTTGGCGGTGGGCTGCGCGCTCGCCGTACGCGTGCTGCTGCCGCCGTCCGCCCACTTCGTCGCCTCGCCGCCCGGGCTCCGGCTGGTGCTCGGCCGGACCCTGCGCGCCGTCTCGGACCCCGCGTTGCTGGCGCTCTACGGGATCGGCGGCTGCTCGATGGGCATGCTGGTCGCCGTCTTCAACACCCTCGGCTTCCGGCTCGAGGCGGCGCCCTTCCACCTCGGGCTGGGCGCCGCGAGCCTCGTCTTCCTCGTCTACCCGCTCGGCACGCTCAGCTCCGCGGTCTCCGGCCGGATGGCCGACCAGCTCGGCCGTCGGGCCGTGCTCCCCTTCGGGTGCGTCCTCGCCCTGGTCGGACTGCTGCTGACGCTCTCCCACTCCCTGACCGCGATCGTCGTCGGCCTCGGGCTGCTGGTCGCCGGCTTCTTCGTCGTCCACGGCATTGCCAGCGGCTGGGTGCCGGCGCGCGCCCACGCGGGCGGCGTCTCGGCCGCCCAGGCGGCGTCGCTCTACCTCTTCGCCTACTACCTCGGGTCGTCGGTCTTCGGCAGCGTCGCCGGCCCCGCGTGGACCGGCGCGGGCTGGTTGGGCGTCGTCCTGCTCGCGCTGCTGCTGCTCGGGGTCACCGTCGTGCTCGCCGGCGTCCTGCGTCGTACGCCCGCCCTGGTCGCCGCGCCCTAG
- a CDS encoding LysR family transcriptional regulator, giving the protein MMLRDLDWLLTVADLEHVTDAAAVLGVPQPTLSRAIARVEAELGVRIFERVPDGVRVTPAGELVVTAARELGTRHTQLVDDLASMLDPDAGVVRLAFLDSMAGLLVPRLLRDFHRVAPRVRLVLRQEPSREIVDDLATGAADLAITTRQDGLGWAPLLDEREVLVVPAGHRLSGRKRVALSELADEELVMIPPGFGYRQLVDDLLRAAGIAPAISFESQDLATIEGLVAAGLGIAIVPEHFAGASGTVGITLAGASVRRSIGLVWRTDRELSPAAARFRDFVGS; this is encoded by the coding sequence ATGATGCTTCGCGACCTCGACTGGCTGCTGACGGTCGCCGACCTCGAGCACGTCACGGATGCCGCAGCGGTGCTCGGCGTCCCGCAGCCGACGCTCTCGCGCGCCATCGCGCGGGTCGAGGCCGAGCTCGGCGTCCGGATCTTCGAACGCGTCCCCGACGGCGTACGCGTCACCCCGGCGGGCGAGCTCGTCGTCACGGCCGCACGCGAGCTGGGCACCCGGCACACCCAGCTGGTCGACGACCTCGCCTCGATGCTGGACCCCGATGCCGGTGTCGTGCGCCTGGCCTTCCTCGACTCGATGGCGGGGCTGCTGGTGCCGCGGCTGCTGCGCGACTTCCACCGGGTCGCCCCGCGCGTGCGGCTGGTCCTGCGCCAGGAGCCCTCGCGGGAGATCGTCGACGACCTGGCGACCGGCGCCGCGGACCTCGCGATCACGACCCGCCAGGACGGCCTGGGATGGGCGCCCCTCCTCGACGAGCGCGAGGTGCTCGTGGTCCCCGCGGGGCACCGGCTCAGCGGCCGCAAGCGGGTCGCGCTCAGCGAGCTCGCCGACGAGGAGCTGGTGATGATCCCGCCGGGTTTCGGCTACCGGCAGCTGGTCGACGACCTACTGCGGGCGGCGGGCATCGCCCCGGCGATCTCCTTCGAGAGCCAGGACCTCGCGACGATCGAGGGGCTAGTGGCCGCCGGCCTGGGCATCGCGATCGTGCCCGAGCACTTCGCCGGAGCGTCCGGCACCGTCGGGATCACCTTGGCCGGCGCGAGCGTACGGCGCTCGATCGGCCTGGTCTGGCGCACGGACCGGGAGCTCTCCCCCGCCGCCGCGAGATTCCGCGACTTCGTGGGCTCCTAG
- the hflX gene encoding GTPase HflX, with protein MSNASDFTLDSELEETADWDDEIVESGYSGADPEEDPTVGAMQLAERHQLRRVAGLRTELEDITEVEYRQLRLERVVLVGVWTEGSVEDAENSMAELALLAETAGSEVLEAIYQRRQTPDPATYVGRGKVEGIAEIVQATGADTVICDGELAPSQLRNLEDKLKVKVVDRTALILDIFAQHARSGEAQAQTELAQLNYMKQRLRGWGGNLSRQAGGRVAGGAGIGGRGPGETKIETDRRRINTKIAKLRRDLREMKGTRDTKRQERRRNHIPSVSIAGYTNAGKSSLLNRLTDAGVLVEDSLFATLDPTTRRTSTADGRVYTMSDTVGFVRHLPHQLVEAFRSTLEEVADSDLILHVVDGSHPDPEGQITAVREVFAEINATKVPELIIINKADLADPMVLARLRQREPHSVVVSAKTGDGIADALALIEGELPRPQVEFRALVPYERGDLINRLHQQGEIASMDHTGDGTIVAGRANADLAGELEAYAL; from the coding sequence ATGAGTAACGCATCTGACTTCACCCTCGACTCCGAGCTCGAGGAGACCGCCGACTGGGACGACGAGATCGTCGAGTCGGGCTACTCCGGGGCGGATCCTGAGGAGGACCCGACCGTCGGCGCCATGCAGCTCGCTGAGCGGCACCAGCTCCGCCGGGTCGCCGGCCTGCGCACCGAGCTCGAGGACATCACCGAGGTCGAGTACCGCCAGCTCCGGCTCGAGCGCGTCGTGCTCGTCGGCGTCTGGACCGAGGGCTCCGTCGAGGACGCCGAGAACTCCATGGCCGAGCTCGCGCTCCTCGCCGAGACAGCTGGGTCCGAGGTGCTCGAGGCGATCTACCAGCGCCGGCAGACGCCCGACCCCGCGACGTACGTCGGGCGCGGCAAGGTCGAGGGCATCGCCGAGATCGTCCAGGCGACCGGCGCCGACACCGTGATCTGCGATGGCGAGCTCGCCCCCAGCCAGCTGAGGAACCTCGAGGACAAGCTCAAGGTCAAGGTCGTCGACCGGACCGCGCTGATCCTCGACATCTTCGCCCAGCACGCCCGCTCCGGCGAGGCCCAGGCGCAGACCGAGCTGGCGCAGCTCAACTACATGAAGCAGCGCCTGCGCGGCTGGGGTGGCAACCTCTCCCGCCAGGCCGGTGGCCGGGTCGCCGGCGGTGCCGGTATCGGTGGCCGTGGTCCCGGTGAGACCAAGATCGAGACCGACCGCCGCCGGATCAACACCAAGATCGCCAAGCTCCGCCGCGACCTGCGCGAGATGAAGGGCACCCGCGACACCAAGCGCCAGGAACGCCGTCGCAACCACATCCCGAGCGTGTCGATCGCGGGCTACACCAACGCCGGCAAGTCGTCGCTGCTCAACCGGCTGACCGACGCCGGCGTCCTGGTCGAGGACTCGCTCTTCGCGACCCTCGACCCCACGACGCGTCGTACGTCGACCGCTGACGGCCGGGTCTACACGATGAGCGACACCGTCGGCTTCGTCCGGCACCTGCCGCACCAGCTGGTGGAGGCGTTCCGGAGCACGCTCGAGGAGGTCGCCGACTCGGACCTGATCCTGCACGTCGTCGACGGCTCCCACCCCGACCCCGAGGGCCAGATCACCGCGGTCCGCGAGGTGTTCGCCGAGATCAACGCGACCAAGGTCCCCGAGCTGATCATCATCAACAAGGCCGACCTGGCCGACCCGATGGTGCTCGCTCGACTGCGCCAGCGCGAGCCGCACTCGGTGGTCGTGTCGGCCAAGACCGGCGACGGCATCGCCGACGCACTTGCCCTGATCGAGGGTGAGCTGCCGCGGCCGCAGGTCGAGTTCCGGGCGCTGGTGCCCTACGAGCGCGGCGACCTGATCAACCGCCTGCACCAGCAGGGCGAGATCGCCTCGATGGACCACACCGGCGACGGCACGATCGTCGCGGGTCGGGCCAACGCCGACCTCGCCGGCGAGCTCGAGGCCTACGCGCTCTAG
- a CDS encoding nucleoside/nucleotide kinase family protein: MHLPDLPRGIRLLGITGAPGVGKTTAAAALGLPVVPMDGFHYADVELVRRGLRDRKGAPDTFDAEGYAALLRRVRAREPDVVAPMFERGLEQPLAGAIAVPASGTVVTEGNYLLLDQPRWLAVRREVEVVWHLHVDDAVRRERLVARHVEFGKTPDEARAWVARVDDANAALVEAAADRADLVIEL; the protein is encoded by the coding sequence ATGCACCTGCCCGACCTACCGCGCGGGATCCGCCTCCTCGGCATCACCGGCGCGCCCGGGGTCGGCAAGACGACCGCGGCCGCCGCGCTGGGGCTCCCCGTGGTGCCGATGGACGGCTTCCACTACGCCGACGTCGAGCTCGTACGGCGCGGCCTGCGCGACCGCAAGGGTGCTCCGGACACCTTCGACGCGGAGGGGTACGCCGCGCTGCTGCGCCGGGTGCGCGCCCGGGAGCCGGACGTGGTGGCGCCGATGTTCGAGCGCGGCCTCGAGCAGCCGCTCGCCGGCGCGATCGCGGTCCCGGCCAGCGGGACGGTGGTGACCGAGGGCAACTACCTGCTGCTCGACCAGCCGCGCTGGCTCGCCGTACGCCGTGAGGTGGAGGTGGTCTGGCACCTGCACGTCGACGACGCCGTACGCCGTGAGCGGCTGGTCGCGCGGCACGTCGAGTTCGGCAAGACGCCCGACGAGGCGCGGGCCTGGGTCGCGCGGGTCGACGACGCCAACGCCGCCCTCGTCGAGGCCGCGGCCGACCGGGCCGACCTGGTGATCGAGCTCTAG
- a CDS encoding helix-turn-helix domain-containing protein codes for MTGARPIDPTERAHLLDASGYTPPIHRYAPSPGLADVVRRYWMPVWSFPDGATSTQRVLQYPVCLIVVSDSYALLVGPSTGLSTTELAGSGWALGTMLQPAAGLALVGGPVDQLTDAAVPLADDELVQAIRQAIGDDPDDPARRQVAVAAVEEALSALLPVDDEGRLVNAIVEYVEGDTAVQRVGQVCEKFAIAERTLQRLTARRIGLSPKWLIQRRRLHEAAERLAIDDRPDLARVAADLGYADQAHFGRDFRAVTGLTPGEFAAEPRPPS; via the coding sequence ATGACCGGAGCGCGACCGATCGACCCGACCGAGCGGGCGCACCTGCTCGACGCGTCCGGCTACACCCCGCCGATCCACCGCTATGCGCCGAGCCCCGGCCTCGCCGACGTCGTACGCCGCTACTGGATGCCGGTCTGGTCGTTCCCGGACGGTGCGACCTCCACCCAGCGGGTGCTGCAGTACCCCGTCTGCCTCATCGTCGTGTCCGACAGCTATGCCCTGCTCGTCGGCCCGAGCACCGGCCTGTCCACGACGGAGCTCGCCGGCTCGGGCTGGGCGCTCGGCACGATGCTCCAGCCCGCGGCGGGCCTCGCTCTCGTCGGCGGCCCCGTCGACCAGCTCACCGACGCGGCGGTGCCGCTGGCCGACGACGAACTCGTGCAGGCGATCCGGCAGGCGATCGGCGACGACCCCGACGACCCCGCGCGTCGGCAGGTCGCCGTCGCCGCCGTCGAGGAGGCGCTGTCCGCGCTGCTGCCCGTCGACGACGAGGGCCGGTTGGTCAACGCGATCGTGGAGTACGTCGAGGGCGACACCGCCGTCCAGCGGGTCGGGCAGGTCTGCGAGAAGTTCGCGATCGCCGAGCGCACCCTGCAGCGGCTGACCGCACGCCGCATCGGGCTGTCGCCGAAGTGGTTGATCCAGCGGCGCCGCCTGCACGAGGCCGCCGAGCGGCTGGCCATCGACGACCGGCCCGACCTCGCCCGCGTCGCCGCCGACCTCGGGTACGCCGACCAGGCGCACTTCGGCCGCGATTTCCGGGCCGTCACGGGGCTCACGCCGGGGGAGTTCGCCGCCGAGCCCCGCCCGCCGAGCTAG
- a CDS encoding maleylpyruvate isomerase family mycothiol-dependent enzyme encodes MSFYLDAADRFSATVDATDDWSATSPCEGWTAADVVDHVVDTERQFFETHGADLGERPAGAPPEVWAAHLAAVRPLVSDDDFRGREYDGFFGRTTIGATLDAFYGFDLVVHGWDLGSATGRPTTFTDADMDAMEQAFVGFGDHAYDEGVFRQPVEVADDAPRQERLLARMGRRA; translated from the coding sequence ATGAGCTTCTACCTCGATGCCGCCGACCGCTTCTCCGCCACCGTGGACGCCACCGACGACTGGTCCGCGACCAGCCCGTGCGAGGGCTGGACCGCCGCCGACGTCGTTGACCACGTGGTCGACACCGAGCGCCAGTTCTTCGAGACCCACGGCGCCGACCTCGGCGAGCGCCCTGCGGGCGCACCTCCCGAGGTGTGGGCGGCCCACCTGGCCGCCGTACGACCTCTCGTGTCGGACGACGACTTCCGGGGGCGCGAGTACGACGGCTTCTTCGGGCGGACGACGATCGGCGCCACCCTCGACGCGTTCTACGGCTTCGACCTGGTCGTCCACGGCTGGGACCTGGGGTCCGCGACCGGGCGGCCCACCACCTTCACCGACGCCGACATGGATGCGATGGAGCAGGCGTTCGTCGGCTTCGGCGACCACGCGTACGACGAGGGCGTCTTCCGCCAGCCCGTCGAGGTGGCCGACGACGCCCCGCGCCAGGAGAGGCTCCTGGCGCGGATGGGGCGCCGCGCCTGA
- a CDS encoding SDR family NAD(P)-dependent oxidoreductase produces the protein MDINGASAIVTGGASGIGAAAARQLAAKGAIVVVADLQADKGEALAQEIGGVFAQVDVTNTDQIKAAVNAAAEIAPLRAVVNSAGIGWAQRTIGRDGEFDSAADLAAFTKVIAINLIGTFDVVRLAATAMSRNEPDADGCRGAIVNLASVAAFDGQIGQASYSASKGGVVGMTLPVARDLSASGIRLNTVAPGLIDTPIYGEGPDSEAFKANLGSNVLFPKRLGVPDELASMVVECITNSYMNAEVIRVDGGIRMPPK, from the coding sequence ATGGACATCAACGGAGCCAGTGCCATCGTCACGGGAGGCGCGTCGGGCATCGGCGCAGCAGCCGCCCGCCAGCTCGCCGCCAAGGGCGCGATCGTCGTGGTCGCGGACCTGCAGGCCGACAAGGGTGAAGCCCTCGCCCAGGAGATCGGCGGCGTGTTCGCCCAGGTCGACGTGACCAACACCGACCAGATCAAGGCCGCGGTCAACGCGGCCGCCGAGATCGCGCCGCTGCGCGCGGTCGTCAACTCCGCCGGCATCGGGTGGGCGCAGCGGACCATCGGCCGCGACGGCGAGTTCGACTCGGCCGCCGACCTCGCGGCCTTCACCAAGGTGATCGCGATCAACCTCATCGGCACCTTCGACGTGGTGCGCCTCGCGGCGACCGCGATGAGCCGCAACGAGCCCGACGCCGACGGCTGCCGCGGTGCGATCGTCAACCTCGCGAGCGTGGCCGCGTTCGACGGCCAGATCGGGCAGGCGTCGTACTCCGCCTCCAAGGGCGGCGTCGTCGGCATGACCCTCCCGGTCGCCCGCGACCTCTCCGCCTCCGGCATCCGCCTCAACACGGTCGCCCCCGGCCTGATCGACACCCCGATCTACGGCGAGGGCCCGGACTCCGAGGCGTTCAAGGCCAACCTCGGCTCCAACGTGCTCTTCCCCAAGCGCCTCGGCGTCCCGGACGAGCTCGCCAGCATGGTGGTCGAGTGCATCACCAACAGCTACATGAACGCCGAGGTCATCCGCGTCGACGGCGGCATCCGGATGCCCCCGAAGTAG
- the dapF gene encoding diaminopimelate epimerase, whose translation MPEYAFLKGHGTENDFVLLPDHDGSVHGDLSDEQMAERVRALCDRRAGIGGDGVLRVVRDDDQWFMDYRNADGSLSEMCGNGIRVFVRHLVEEGLVDPSRPVPVGTRDGVKTLTVEGDLITVDLGEPTVLGESKVAVPGHAWVARHVDMGNPHAVAFVDSLDDAGTLLEAPDHDEATYPHGVNVEFVVRRAERHVAMRVHERGSGETRSCGTGAGAVMVAAAVADGVVGPPAEDVAYRVDVPGGTLTVTWTAEDRVLLTGPAVVVARGTTDL comes from the coding sequence ATGCCTGAGTACGCGTTCCTCAAGGGCCACGGCACGGAGAACGACTTCGTGCTGCTGCCCGACCACGACGGCTCGGTGCACGGCGACCTCTCCGACGAGCAGATGGCGGAGCGGGTCCGGGCGCTCTGCGACCGGCGGGCCGGCATCGGCGGGGACGGCGTGCTGCGCGTCGTACGCGACGACGACCAGTGGTTCATGGACTACCGCAACGCCGACGGCTCGCTGTCGGAGATGTGCGGCAACGGCATCCGGGTCTTCGTGCGCCACCTCGTCGAGGAGGGCCTCGTGGATCCGTCCCGGCCGGTCCCGGTCGGCACCCGCGACGGCGTGAAGACGCTGACCGTCGAGGGTGACCTGATCACCGTCGACCTCGGCGAGCCGACGGTGCTCGGTGAGTCCAAGGTCGCCGTACCCGGCCACGCCTGGGTCGCCCGCCACGTCGACATGGGCAACCCGCACGCCGTCGCGTTCGTCGACTCGCTCGACGACGCCGGCACCCTGCTCGAGGCCCCGGACCACGACGAGGCGACGTACCCGCACGGCGTCAACGTGGAGTTCGTCGTACGCCGCGCCGAGCGGCACGTCGCCATGCGCGTCCACGAGCGCGGCTCGGGCGAGACCCGGTCCTGCGGCACGGGCGCCGGCGCCGTGATGGTCGCTGCAGCCGTGGCCGACGGAGTCGTCGGACCTCCCGCGGAGGACGTCGCCTACCGGGTCGACGTGCCCGGCGGCACCCTCACCGTGACCTGGACCGCGGAGGACCGGGTCCTGCTGACCGGTCCGGCAGTCGTCGTGGCCCGGGGGACCACCGACCTCTGA
- a CDS encoding pyridoxamine 5'-phosphate oxidase family protein, whose translation MPTSTWTEITTVDDLVGLLGEPNERARDKGRTALLDVDRDWLAATPFCVLATASALGECDASPKGDPAGQLVHVIDDHTIALAERPGNKRADGYKNILQNPHVGLNFFIPGRGDTLRINGRARLVSDAPFFDEMLVKGHRPILAVVVEIEEIFFHCAKAFLRSGLWKPETWDPNGTVPRRAVIAKDVEPSGMSLDELDAYYAEDNYAKGLYGASHA comes from the coding sequence GTGCCCACCTCCACCTGGACCGAGATCACGACCGTCGACGACCTGGTCGGCCTCCTCGGTGAGCCCAACGAGCGCGCCCGCGACAAGGGTCGTACGGCACTGCTCGACGTCGACCGTGACTGGCTCGCAGCCACGCCGTTCTGCGTGCTCGCGACCGCGTCGGCCCTGGGCGAGTGCGACGCCTCCCCGAAGGGTGACCCGGCCGGTCAGCTCGTGCACGTCATCGACGACCACACCATCGCGCTCGCCGAGCGACCCGGCAACAAGCGGGCCGACGGCTACAAGAACATCCTCCAGAACCCTCACGTCGGCCTGAACTTCTTCATCCCCGGCCGCGGCGACACCCTGCGCATCAACGGCCGCGCCCGGCTCGTCAGCGACGCACCGTTCTTCGACGAGATGCTCGTGAAGGGACACCGTCCGATCCTGGCCGTGGTCGTGGAGATCGAGGAGATCTTCTTCCACTGCGCGAAGGCGTTCCTGCGCTCCGGCCTGTGGAAGCCGGAGACCTGGGACCCCAACGGCACGGTCCCGCGGCGCGCGGTGATCGCCAAGGACGTCGAGCCCAGCGGGATGTCGCTGGACGAGCTCGACGCCTACTACGCCGAGGACAACTACGCGAAGGGCCTCTACGGAGCGTCCCATGCCTGA
- the ggt gene encoding gamma-glutamyltransferase, with product MRVVAALAALSVSATLVSLSGPAHAAPTAGEPPKHATARGSGGAVTSVDPYATQVGLRVLRAGGNATDAAVATAAALGVTEPFSAGIGGGGYFVHYSARTGKVQTIDGRETAPAAMPHDAFIDPKTGDPYNFSPELVTSGVSVGVPGTLATWQRALDRWGSRSLGASLRPAARLADRGFEVDPTFRGQVQQNEKRFKAFTSTRKLYWRGGHAPRVGSTFRNPDLAATYRLLAKKGLKPFYDGAIGSEIVRAVRKPPTTKSTKLPVPKGFLVKRDLKRYRALDRKPTKVGYRGLQVFGMGGSSSGGSTVGEALNILERSDLGGLPRVQALHRYLEASALAFADRGTYVGDPAQVDVPLRDLLSDKYAAERACEISPTATLAKPVEAGDVTSYDGQCDKARTTGTRTGDTENTQTTNLTVSDKWGDVVEYTLTIEQTGGSGIVVPGRGFLLNNELTDFSTEYDAADPNRIEPLKRPRSSMSPTIVLKKGKPFLAVGSPGGSTIITTVLQVLVNRLDLGMTLPRAIAAPRATQRNTAQDLAEPAFAKRWGGALDALGHDVVTYDDQFTGTHEIGAATGIEFGPGRQVTVAAEPDRRGGGAAAVVTRKRR from the coding sequence ATGCGCGTCGTCGCTGCCCTCGCGGCCCTGTCCGTCTCTGCCACCCTGGTCTCGCTGTCGGGTCCCGCGCACGCGGCTCCGACGGCCGGCGAACCACCGAAGCACGCCACCGCACGTGGGTCCGGGGGAGCGGTGACCTCGGTCGACCCGTACGCCACCCAGGTCGGGCTGCGGGTGCTCCGCGCCGGCGGCAACGCGACCGACGCTGCGGTTGCCACGGCGGCCGCGCTCGGCGTCACGGAGCCGTTCAGCGCCGGCATCGGAGGTGGCGGCTACTTCGTGCACTACTCCGCGAGGACCGGCAAGGTGCAGACCATCGACGGTCGCGAGACCGCGCCGGCGGCGATGCCGCACGACGCGTTCATCGACCCGAAGACCGGTGATCCCTACAACTTCTCGCCCGAGCTCGTCACCAGCGGCGTGTCGGTCGGGGTGCCCGGCACCCTGGCGACCTGGCAGCGCGCGCTCGACCGGTGGGGGAGCCGCTCGCTCGGCGCGTCGCTGCGCCCGGCCGCCCGGCTCGCCGACCGGGGATTCGAGGTCGACCCGACATTCCGCGGCCAGGTGCAGCAGAACGAGAAGCGGTTCAAGGCCTTCACCTCGACCAGGAAGCTCTATTGGCGCGGCGGGCACGCCCCGCGGGTCGGCAGCACGTTCCGCAACCCGGACCTCGCGGCGACGTACCGGCTGCTGGCGAAGAAGGGGCTGAAGCCCTTCTACGACGGCGCGATCGGCAGCGAGATCGTCCGGGCCGTCCGCAAGCCTCCGACCACGAAGTCCACGAAGCTGCCCGTCCCGAAGGGCTTCCTGGTCAAGCGCGACCTGAAGCGCTACCGCGCCCTCGACCGGAAGCCGACGAAGGTGGGCTACCGCGGGCTGCAGGTCTTCGGCATGGGCGGGTCGTCGTCCGGTGGCTCCACGGTCGGCGAGGCGCTCAACATCCTCGAGCGCTCGGACCTCGGCGGCCTGCCCCGGGTCCAGGCGCTGCACCGCTACCTCGAGGCCAGCGCGCTCGCCTTCGCCGACCGCGGCACGTACGTCGGCGACCCCGCGCAGGTCGACGTCCCGCTGCGCGACCTGCTCTCCGACAAGTACGCCGCCGAGCGCGCGTGCGAGATCAGCCCCACGGCGACGCTGGCCAAGCCGGTCGAGGCCGGCGACGTCACGTCGTACGACGGGCAGTGCGACAAGGCGCGCACCACCGGCACCCGCACCGGTGACACGGAGAACACCCAGACCACCAACCTCACCGTCTCCGACAAGTGGGGCGACGTGGTCGAGTACACGCTGACCATCGAGCAGACCGGCGGCTCCGGCATCGTGGTGCCCGGTCGCGGGTTCCTGCTCAACAACGAGCTGACCGACTTCAGCACGGAGTACGACGCCGCAGACCCCAACCGGATCGAGCCGCTGAAGCGGCCGCGCTCGTCGATGTCGCCGACGATCGTGCTGAAGAAGGGCAAGCCCTTCCTGGCGGTCGGATCTCCCGGCGGCTCCACGATCATCACCACCGTGCTGCAGGTGCTCGTCAACCGGCTCGACCTCGGCATGACGCTCCCGCGGGCGATCGCGGCGCCCCGGGCCACGCAGCGCAACACCGCCCAGGACCTGGCCGAGCCGGCGTTCGCCAAGCGCTGGGGCGGTGCGCTCGATGCGCTCGGGCACGACGTGGTGACCTACGACGACCAGTTCACGGGGACCCACGAGATCGGTGCCGCCACGGGGATCGAGTTCGGTCCGGGCCGGCAGGTGACCGTCGCGGCCGAGCCGGACCGCCGCGGTGGCGGTGCGGCAGCGGTCGTCACCAGGAAAAGGCGGTGA
- a CDS encoding dihydrofolate reductase family protein encodes MSKTVFYTATTLDGFLADDDDSLDWLLTQPIDEDGPFSYGAFIATIGAIAMGSTTYEWVLDHNDRIGDVWAYEQPCWVFTHRDLRVVADTIELTAAPVAAVHAEMVAAAGGKDLWMVGGGDLAAQFAEAGLLDEVVVSIAPVTLGSGKPLFPRRFDLELLEVDRNRAFVGARYRVVGPRLPPG; translated from the coding sequence GTGAGCAAGACGGTCTTCTACACGGCGACGACGCTGGACGGGTTCCTGGCGGACGACGACGACTCCCTCGACTGGCTGCTCACGCAGCCGATCGACGAGGACGGCCCGTTCAGCTATGGCGCGTTCATCGCGACGATCGGCGCGATCGCGATGGGATCGACGACGTACGAGTGGGTCCTCGACCACAACGACCGGATCGGCGACGTGTGGGCGTACGAGCAGCCCTGCTGGGTGTTCACGCACCGCGACCTGCGGGTCGTGGCCGACACCATCGAGCTGACGGCCGCGCCGGTGGCCGCGGTGCACGCGGAGATGGTGGCCGCCGCCGGCGGCAAGGACCTGTGGATGGTCGGCGGCGGCGACCTGGCCGCGCAGTTCGCCGAGGCGGGCCTGCTCGACGAGGTCGTGGTGTCGATCGCGCCCGTCACGCTCGGGTCCGGGAAGCCGCTCTTCCCGCGGCGCTTCGACCTGGAGCTGCTCGAGGTCGACCGCAACCGGGCGTTCGTCGGTGCGCGCTACCGCGTCGTGGGACCGCGTTTACCTCCTGGCTGA